The Flavivirga eckloniae genomic interval GAAAAGAATGTCCCCTTTTCTAATTTAGCAAACGTCTTAACAGTATAAACAATTAAAAATAGAACAATTATGAAAGAATTTATGATGATTTTCATCGGCGCAGATTACACAGATCTTGGCTTATCACCAGAAGAACTTCAAAACAGAATGGGGAAATGGTTTAGCTGGAACGATAAAATGGAAAAAGCAGGCATCCTTCGCGGAGGAAACGCTTTAACCCCTGCTATCCGTCGTGTCGTAGGTGCCAATAGAACGGTAACCGATCTGACTTCTGCTGAAGTTAAAGAAATTGTTGGCGGGTATTACATAGTTGAAACGACCGATTTTGACGCTGTTCAAAAAATTGCCGAAGATTTTCCAGATTATGATCTTGGAGGTACTGTTGAGATTCGTGAAATCATGGTATTTGATCGTTAATGGAATCAAAACTTATAGACCATTTATTCCGCTACCACAGCGGAAAAATGGTCTCTGTTCTAACCCGAATCTTTGGACTTGCCCACCTTGAAATTATTGAAGATGCTGTTCAAGACACTTTTATAAAGGCAAGCATTTCATGGCGTACCAAACAACCAGATAACCCCGAAGCCTGGTTAACTCAAGCTGCTAAAAATAGAGTTTTAGACATTTTCAGGAAACTAAACACCGAAAAAAAACACCTTCCCAATATTGCATACGGCTCCAACGCCATAGCTATAAACGAACTCTTTTTAGACACCGAAATTGAAGATGCTCAGCTTCGTATGATCTTCACCGCTTGTCATCCAAAACTAGATCCCAGGGATCGTATTTCCTTTGCGCTAAAAACAGTTTCTGGATTCAGTATTAAAGAAATCTCCTCTGCTCTACTAACCAAAGAAGATAGCATAAAAAAAAGACTTACCCGAGCTCGTAAGGCTATACAAAAATCCCAATTAAAGTTTCAAATCCCACAAGGAGAATTACTACCTCAGCGACTAGAAAGTGTTATGGAAGTACTCTACCTTATCTTTAATGAAGGGTTTCATTCCAACAAAGAAGAAACCCTTATACGAAAAGAATTATGCGGAGAAGCTATGCGCTTGTGCAAAATACTTCTAAAAAACAAACATACCCGAACACCAGAAGCCTATGCTCTTTTTGCCCTAATGTGTTTTCATTCTGCGCGTATTGAAGCCAAAACCAATGCTAAAAATGAGCTTCTGGATTTAAAAAACCAAGACAGGAGTCAATGGCATTTTCCCTTAATAAAACTTGGTCATACCATGATGGAAAAAGCCGTAGACACTCCAACATTTTCGTGTTACCATTACGAAGCTGCTATTGCTGCCGAACACCTGTATGCGCGACGTTTTGAAGATACCAATTGGGATAAAATACTCCATTGGTACGAATGCATTAATGCTATACAACCCATGCCAACCCATTTGTTAACCATGGCTGTTGTTTGTTTGCAAAACAAAGATGCCAAAAAGAGTAAAACATATCTTGACCAAATTAAACCAGATGATTTTGCTCAAAGAGCCTATTTGTATTATGGAACGTTATCAGATTACCACGCCGCCACAAACAACTTTCACGAAGCTATTAAACATATTGACAACGCTATAAATGTGGTCAATAATAAATTTGAAAAAAGCTATTTAAAAAAAAAGAAATCAAAGTTAATATCAACTAAGAATTAACCCTTCTTGATTAATAAATTTACTCTGCTATTCTATTATAATCTTTTTATTCTTTATACCATTTTCAGTATCCAACCTAACAATATAAGAACCATGAGCCTCAGCTATTGATATTGAAATATCTTTATCGGTATTCGTTTTAAGCGTTTTTATATTCTGCCCGAGAATATTGTATAACGACACCTTAGAAACAAATGCATTGTTTTTATTAACCACTTTAATTTCTGAGGTTTTCGAATCATAACGAATAACCAAACCTTTAACATGCTCTTCTATATCATCTGCAGACAATTGCTCAGAATTATTTTGAAAAACCAAAGCAAACCTATCATTATATTCTCCAGCATCTAAATACACCTCAAATGACGCGTTATTGATTTTAAAAATCTCACCTGTTAGCTTATCTTTAATATACAGCGGCACATTAGGATCTAAATTTTCTATAGCATCAATTTTAATGGTTATCAAACCAGGCTCTTTAACGATTAAACCGAGTTGAAATTCTTTGGTTTCGTTTAAACTATTAGAACCTTGAATTACAAACTTACTTTCGTTAAAAACCCAATACATATCCTCTTCACTAACATCTATCATAAAAGCATCGTACCCCAAATCAAAATCATCAGAAGCATTAGGGTTAGCACCTAAAACAATTTGTCTATAATAGCCCAAGGGAGAAACATACATTAATCGTATGGTTGGTGCTACTTCTACATTATTGCTTTTTACACTGCTAACCCTTTTATTTTTATTAGATTTAAAAAATAAAGAGTTACTACTCACTGCTTCTGTAATGAAAACACGTTGACTATTCTTAAATACTATATCGCCCCCATCTACGGTAGCGATTGGAGCCACTGGATTATTATCATTATTAAAACCTTCAATTTTAGTTGAAACAAAGAATCCTTGGTTTACAGATATATATGGCCCAGGTACTTTTGTACCTGTAGCTGGATTACCTCCATTTGATGCGTTATTAATTAATGCATGATTAGAAATAGCTGCCGCGCCTCCTGTTAAGTTTCGCGTAGCATAGCCCCCAACATAGTCTTTTAAATCATGTGAGTTCTCCTCTCCAAAATGATCCCAAAAATACAGAGCACCATTAAAAATAGTTCCCGTTGCATTATTCCCTCCATCTGCAATACTTAAATTATCTAAAATAAATTCGGTGGCATCAATTGCCGATGGATATGGATTTCCTATTAAACGCTCTACATCGTCTGTACCAGATATCTTATTTAATTCTAAAGTAATATCGCCATTATTAGGCAAGCCTTTAAACACATAATTTTGTTGCGTCGTTAGTGCAACCGATCCAGATGTTCCTTTCATCGTAAACCCCTCTCCTGCTAGTAAAGATGACGTTTCATCTATTTTTGTCCATGCATTGTAGTTATCTACTGCTCCATAAAATTTGTACAACCAAAACGTACTAATGGTTCTGGCTACGCCTGGTGGTGGAACCGAACCACTTCCATCAGGGTCTGAACTATACGTAAGACTTTGGTAAAGTCCAGAATTTGTTCCATCGTTTAAAACTCCAGATATGGTATGGTTACTATTTGTACTAGACACCCCTGTACCTCTGGTTGCTGTATTACCTGTAATAGGACCTACAGACGACGACCAATAATTATAATTATATCCATTGGCTGTTCCTTGTTGATCCCGTTCTATGTATCCGCCACTATCAGCATCTATAATACTACCTTCTGTTTGCACCAGCTGCGATTCTCCTACCAAATCTATTACGCCATCTAACTCTAAATAGTGTGAAATGGTTAGCGCTTGCCCAGAGTTTGTCTCATTCTGGGTTTCGCCAGGATCTGCAATAGTTATAGTCCCTCCCGTTTGTATTAAGCCTAAAAGGGAAATATCTCTATCTCCTGAAGTGATATCATGAGACGTTTCAACAATATTCCAATCTATAATCGTAGTGCCATCTAAACTTAAAGAATTCGGAACCATCACATCTCCGCTATTGCTCCAAGTTGTAGGTGTATCCCAAGCGCCGTTTGCTGCAGAAACATAAGGCAATGGTGTACTTTGCGTACCAACGATAGATTTCGTTTTGTTTAAATATTTTAAACGTAAGAAGAAACGATCGTCTGTTAACCCTTCAACGGTAGAACCATAAAAGGAATTAAAATCATAATATACCCTTAAACTACTCCATGGTATGGTAGTAATCTCATTGCTCGTCGCTGCCTGTGGCATTATCTTTCCATTAACATAATCTGTTCCGCTAATATCGAATCGCTCTAACTCCTGATTCATTAAATAACGCACCTGATCCTGTGAAAGCGCCAAATCCCACACATAAACCTCATCAATATCTCCCAAAAGCGGATTAATAACATTATCCTTATCAATATAAACAGCTCCAATGGCATAATTATTAAAGTTTGGTGAAGGGTGCACAACATCCTGTACAGATTTATCTAAAACCCCGTCTATATACATTAGAATAGTTCCACTATCGTATATAAAAGCCGTATGATGCCATTTACCATCATCAACATCCATGTTGGAAGTAAACTTAGGCGTAACGGCATCGTCTATAAACACCTCAATATTCCCGGAAGTATTAAGCCTAATCTGTAGTTTTTCACCCTTAGCCATAACAGTACGGTTACTGGCATTTGCAGCACATTTAATCCATGCAGAAATTGAAAAAGAATCCACATTCAAATTAAGGCTATATTCCCCGACCAGATAATCACCGGAAGCAATGCTCACAGAGTGATCCTCTACCAAATTAGACACCTTACCAAAGGTGAAATATTTGGTACCATCAAAATCGTACCAGGTTAGCAGGTTAGAACCGCCATCAGACCTTAACGGTATTACATCAATAATATCGCCATCTGCAAAATTAGGATTGTCGGCAACAATTAAGGCATACTCTTCGGTAGCTGTTTTTGAAAAACCGCTAAAGGCTGCCGTAGGAACAGAAATATATACAATTTCCACATCGCCATTAATAGCCTCATTCGATTCTACAATTTTCCATTTTCTGTCTATACGTGTTAAAGATGTGGTAATTCCAGAAGCAATGGTTACAGTATTTGTACTAGAACCTGAAAAAGGACCATTATTATTTCCCCATACCAGAAAATCGCCATCTTTTTCAAATTCATTAGTATTTGCACTATTGGTTGTAAAAATGCCTCCTAAACCGATACTAACATCATTTAAAGTATTTAATGTCTTTGATTGCTTTTGGTTTAAATCGGATATAGAATCCCTACCAATACCGGCTACATCATAATTGTAACCAGCATTTGCTACAACATCCCACACTTTGGTATCGAATGAATTAATATAGTCTTTTTGAACTTCGGTTGACGCACCAAGCGTAATGCCATACTTAATGGCCAAATAAGATTCTATTTTTTGTCTATCGTTGTCTGTTACGCGTTCTGCAAACGTAAAAATTTCAGCAATCCTACCGTTTAAGCTTCCTTGTACATCAAAATTTCTACCAATCCAATATTCGGTTCCAACTACAGGTGGTCCAGCTGTCCCAACATTTGCAAAAGCAACATCATCTACCGTGGAAGTGGTTAACACATTGGAATTATATAAAATATCCTGACCTGTAGCGGAAACATTATTTCTAACATTTATGATGCCGACTCCAGAATATGAGCTACTAATCTCTGCCTCGCCGTTATAACTTCCTCCTCCCGGTACATCTTGATTGTACGACAAAGTTTCGTTGGCAAATTCGGTTGAATAATCTCCGAATCCAATACCAGTCATATCCCCTGCGTTTCCCGATGATGTTCCTGCAAAAATGGTATTTCTGATAGAAGCACTGGTCATAGTAGCATCTGGAATCATAACCACAAAAATATCCTGACTATAAAAACCATTAGAAGTGTTATATAAATATTCTTCGGTAGAGGCACCATCATTCTCGAACTTAATAACTGGATTAAAGTTTATATTATCTGCAGCCGTATCTAAATAAGTGGGTTGGTTTGCTCCTACTGGCTGAATAGCATCTTTACCATTGGTTCCTAAATCTTGCCATTCTGATACTTTAGATGACGATTCCACAATACCTCTGGTAGATTTTAACCACAGTCTAAAATCTGCAGTAACCCCACCTGGCCCCGGAATGTTTTCGTTAAACATTTCTGCTTCAACAACAAAAGTAAATGTTGTATTATCTGTATTACCTATACTAATGGTTGAGCTTTGAATACCCGTACCCCCAACTGGCGCTGTAAATGTTACACTAAATACCATTGGCGCATAAGGCACCATACTATAAGGTATTGGAAACGGCGTTGTTGTAATGACATAATCACCATTAGAACTCGTAATTGAAGAAACTGTTAAATCGCAACTACCAATGTTAGATATAACGTAGGTTCTTGTCACCGAAGCTCCCTCATCTACCACGCCAAAATAAGTTCCGTTAGTATCTGAAGTTGTTGTATCTCCATGATATATATCTGCATATGGGTTTCCCCCTATAACATATATTTCCGGCGCAGAATTTACCTGTAATGTAAAGGTAAAATCCGATTGGTCTTTAATCTCTATTGTTACCAAGGTACTGGTTGTAGTGCAACTTGGACTTATATTTTCTATTTCAAAATCAAGGTATTTTTTATTACCGGGACACGTGTCGTATTTTATATTCTTTCTAGGATCAACTGGGTCAACCGCAAAGTCTGTTGTATTAGAGACACTTACACCCCTAATTTTTAACTTTTTACAATTACTACCATCAATGTTTGTAATTCTAAAATCGAGACTATTTCCGACATTAATGGTAACCGTCGATCCTTGAGACACTACTGAGCCTCCAACGATTTCAACTTGAATGATTTGAGCATTACTAATAAAACAGTAGAAACTAAACAATACGAGTAACTTTGGCTTTAAAAAAGCCAATCCACAGATTTGATTTTTTGTCATCCCTTAGAGAGTTGAGAGTTATACTTTGTCGATAAAATGCGCAATTACTCGACAAAAGTAAGATTTCTTCGATTAAAAACAAATAAAAACTTACATAAAACTGATTTTTATCATTTTTTATTACAGTGAAAAAGTGTATTTGCTTACAAAAACAATGCTTTTCTTTTAAAAAAATATATTACATTTAGTCTTGAAGAAACGGCATGTTATTTGTTGAAAAAATATGTATGAAAAAATATATCATCTTAATATTATGTTTAATTCCGTTACTTACGTATTCTCAATCAAATAAGTTCTTTAGAAAAGGAATGAGGGAAGCCGATTTAAACAAAAAAATAGCCCTTTTTACAGAAGCTATAAAATTGGATCCTAAAAACCTTGATGCTTATTTTTATAGAGGTATTGCGAAAAACGATTTGGGAAATTTTCATGGTGCCATTGTAGATTACTCTAAGATAATTGTTTTAAAACCAGATGCAGACACCTACTACAATAGAGGAAATTCTAGATATAGTTTAAAAGATTTTGTTGGGGCTAAGAGTGACTACAGTAAAGCCTTCGAAACAGACTCTACCTTTATTGATGCTCTTTACAGTTTAGGATGCGTAAAATATGACTTGGAAGAATATGAAGATGCTATAAAAGATTTTAGTAAAGTTATTAAAGTGGTTCCCGATCAACCAAAAACTTACATCTTAAGAGCCAGTGCATATAAAGCATTAAAAGAACACAAAAAAGCATTAAAAGATTACTCTCTAGCCATTTTAGCAGAACCTAGTGCTTATACATATTACAGCAGAGGGGTTTATTATCTGGATATTAATTACTACCAAAAAGCCAACATCGATCTAAACGCAGCTGTAGCTCTTAACAGAAATAATGCATTTGCATATTTTTATAGGGGTACATCGTACTTATTATTAGGCAAATATAATACTGCGATTTCAGATTTCACCTCTGCTTTAAAATTTGACTCCACAGATTTTGATGCACTTCTTGGTTTGGCATTAGCATATTACAAAACAGGAGATATTACTAATGCTAAATTGAATTTACAGAAAGCAAAGTCTATATTATCACCAGAAAAAGATATAAAAACTACCGGATTGTTCGATAATACTTATTGGTTTCAGAATAAATACTACTACTTTAATAATAATATTCAAGCCCTATTAAAACTGTAAAACTTAGTTTCCTTTAAATTTTAAAGGCAAGTGCACTACTTTCTTGGTTTCGAAAAAATCTTCAGTATAATAATCGCTTAAATTATATATTGTGGCTGTTTTATAATCTTGAAGTTCTTCACTTAAATCCCCTCCCTTTAGATACAATATGCCATTTTTAAGATCATGACTTTGTTGTTTCGTTATCTTACCTTTCACCCAACGTACAAATGTTGGCATGGCTGCTACAGCACGGCTTACAATAAAATCGTACGTATCCTTAATATCCTCCACACGGCTATGTGTTGTCTTTACATTAGTTAGCCCCAAACCACTAACAACCTCATCGACCACTTTTAACTTTTTGGCAATACTATCAACCAAGTGAAACGAGCATTCCGGAAAAAGAATAGCCAAAGGAATACCTGGAAATCCGCCTCCGGTTCCAACATCAAGAATCTTACTGCCTGACTTAAATTCTAAAACTTTTGCTATGGACATAGAATGTAAAACATGACGTAAATAAAGCTCATCAATATCCTTACGAGACACTACATTAATCTTTAAATTCCAATCCTGATAAAGTATTTCTAACTTTTCGAATTTTGAAATCTGATCCTCGGTCAGGTCTGGGAAATATTTTAAAATAAGCTCCATGCATGTTAAATTTTCAACAAAAATATACTTTTTATGTGCATATTTTTACAAAAATATGTTATAACTTAATTTGGTTTATACTTATCTTTGTCGGGTTAATAACAATGGGAATTTATTCCTTCTATATTTTAAATTAATAGCATGGGGAAACAAGCACTAACCTTTTCAAGAACTGATTCTGCGAAATTTTTCAAAACACTAAACAAACGTGTTAACGATTATTTTAAAGACAATAACATAAAACGAACAGGAAACTGGAAACTATATATTAAAGCCATAATAATGTTCTCTTTACTTATTGTTCCAGTTGTGTTAATCTTTACAATCGATCTCCCTACCTGGGCACAAGTTGTCCTTATGATGGTTGTAGGTGTTGGTATGGCCGGTGTTGGCATGAATGTTATGCACGACGCAAATCACGGTTCTTTTTCAAGCAAGAAATGGGTTAACAAATTGATGGGGAGCAGTATTTATATTTTAGCTGGGAATGATTACAACTGGAAGGTGCAACATAATGTTTTACATCATACTTATACTAACATACAAGGGCATGACGAAGATATTGATGCAGGTAGAATTATTCGTTTTTCCAAGCATACAAAATGGCTTAAAATTCATAAATATCAGAGATTCTATGCTTTTTTCCTATATGGTTTGTTAACAGTAAACTGGGCTATTACTACAGATTTTAAACAAACTTTCGTTTATTTAAAAAGAAAACTATCCTATGGTAAATTCCCTAACCCTGCTACGCAATGGACAAAATTAATTGTTGGTAAAATTATATATTATGCTATTTGGGTTGTTTTACCATTAGTTTTAGGCTTTACATGGTGGCAAGTTTTAATCGGCTTTTTTATTATGCATTACACTGCAGGAATTATTCTAAGTGTTATTTTCCAATTAGCTCATGTTATGCCTAATACAGAAATGCCTTTACCTGATGATAATGGTAACATGAAAAACACCTGGGCAATCCATCAATTATTCACAACATCAAATTTTTCACCTAAAAGTTGGTTAGTAAAATTCTATACTGGAGGATTAAACCGACAAGTTGAACATCACCTATTTGCTCAAATTAGCCATATACATTATGACAAAATAGCTAAAATCGTTAAAAAAACTGCAAACGAGTTTAGCTTACCTTATAATGAATATGATACCATTTGGAAAGCTATTGCAGAGCACTACAATCAACTAAAGCTTTTAGGTAAAAAGCCTAGTTTAGCCTAGAATTTACACTTCACAAAAAAGAAATATATAAAAATGAACTTATTATCAGATAGAATTTTGAATATGGCTACGTCTGCTACTTTAGCTATGGCAGCGAAAGCAAGAGAACTTAGAGGAGAAGGGAAAGATATTATTGGCTTAAGTCTTGGAGAACCAGATTTTAACACTCCAGATTTTATTAAAGATGCAGCTATTCAAGCTATAAACGATAATTACAATTCGTATACTCCGGTAGATGGCTATGTGGAATTAAAAGAAGCTATTATTACCAAATTTAAGCGCGATAACAACTTAACATATACCTTACCGCAGATAGTAGTTTCTACTGGTGCTAAACAATGTTTGGCAAATATAGCTGGTGTTATGCTTAACAAGGGTGATGAAGTTCTTTTACCATGCCCTTATTGGGTTAGTTATTCCGATATTGTTAAATTAAACGATGGGGTTCCTGTAGAAGTTAAAACATCTATTGACACCGATTTTAAAATGACAGCGGAGCAACTTGAAGCAGCCATAACACCGAATACTAAAATGATTTGGTTTAGCTCTCCATGTAACCCTAGTGGATCTGTATATAGTAAAGATGAATTAAGAGCTCTCGCTGATGTTTTGGTAAAACACCCGAATATTTATGTAGTCTCTGATGAAATATACGAGCATATTAACTATGTTGGCGGACATGCGAGTATGGCTGAATTTGACGATATGTACGATCGTACCATTACAGTAAATGGCGTATCTAAAGCATTTGCTATGACCGGATGGCGTATTGGTTTTATTGGCGCTCCAGAAAAAATAGCGCGTGCTTGCAACAAAATGCAAGGTCAAATTACAAGTGGAGCCAACTGTATTGCGCAACAAGCCGTAATTACAGCTCTTAATGCTTCTCCGAGCAAAGTACAATATATGATCGACGAATTTAAAGTACGTCGCGATCTTGTACTTGACTTATTAAATAATATTGAAGGCTTTAATTCTAACACACCAGAAGGTGC includes:
- a CDS encoding fatty acid desaturase family protein — protein: MGKQALTFSRTDSAKFFKTLNKRVNDYFKDNNIKRTGNWKLYIKAIIMFSLLIVPVVLIFTIDLPTWAQVVLMMVVGVGMAGVGMNVMHDANHGSFSSKKWVNKLMGSSIYILAGNDYNWKVQHNVLHHTYTNIQGHDEDIDAGRIIRFSKHTKWLKIHKYQRFYAFFLYGLLTVNWAITTDFKQTFVYLKRKLSYGKFPNPATQWTKLIVGKIIYYAIWVVLPLVLGFTWWQVLIGFFIMHYTAGIILSVIFQLAHVMPNTEMPLPDDNGNMKNTWAIHQLFTTSNFSPKSWLVKFYTGGLNRQVEHHLFAQISHIHYDKIAKIVKKTANEFSLPYNEYDTIWKAIAEHYNQLKLLGKKPSLA
- a CDS encoding tetratricopeptide repeat protein, yielding MKKYIILILCLIPLLTYSQSNKFFRKGMREADLNKKIALFTEAIKLDPKNLDAYFYRGIAKNDLGNFHGAIVDYSKIIVLKPDADTYYNRGNSRYSLKDFVGAKSDYSKAFETDSTFIDALYSLGCVKYDLEEYEDAIKDFSKVIKVVPDQPKTYILRASAYKALKEHKKALKDYSLAILAEPSAYTYYSRGVYYLDINYYQKANIDLNAAVALNRNNAFAYFYRGTSYLLLGKYNTAISDFTSALKFDSTDFDALLGLALAYYKTGDITNAKLNLQKAKSILSPEKDIKTTGLFDNTYWFQNKYYYFNNNIQALLKL
- the rsmG gene encoding 16S rRNA (guanine(527)-N(7))-methyltransferase RsmG; amino-acid sequence: MELILKYFPDLTEDQISKFEKLEILYQDWNLKINVVSRKDIDELYLRHVLHSMSIAKVLEFKSGSKILDVGTGGGFPGIPLAILFPECSFHLVDSIAKKLKVVDEVVSGLGLTNVKTTHSRVEDIKDTYDFIVSRAVAAMPTFVRWVKGKITKQQSHDLKNGILYLKGGDLSEELQDYKTATIYNLSDYYTEDFFETKKVVHLPLKFKGN
- a CDS encoding YciI family protein; this translates as MMIFIGADYTDLGLSPEELQNRMGKWFSWNDKMEKAGILRGGNALTPAIRRVVGANRTVTDLTSAEVKEIVGGYYIVETTDFDAVQKIAEDFPDYDLGGTVEIREIMVFDR
- a CDS encoding pyridoxal phosphate-dependent aminotransferase, coding for MNLLSDRILNMATSATLAMAAKARELRGEGKDIIGLSLGEPDFNTPDFIKDAAIQAINDNYNSYTPVDGYVELKEAIITKFKRDNNLTYTLPQIVVSTGAKQCLANIAGVMLNKGDEVLLPCPYWVSYSDIVKLNDGVPVEVKTSIDTDFKMTAEQLEAAITPNTKMIWFSSPCNPSGSVYSKDELRALADVLVKHPNIYVVSDEIYEHINYVGGHASMAEFDDMYDRTITVNGVSKAFAMTGWRIGFIGAPEKIARACNKMQGQITSGANCIAQQAVITALNASPSKVQYMIDEFKVRRDLVLDLLNNIEGFNSNTPEGAFYVFPDISFYFGKTLRGKTINNATDFSLYLLEEALVATVTGDAFGNPNCIRISYAASQEQIIEAIKRIKEAVS
- a CDS encoding RNA polymerase sigma factor — encoded protein: MESKLIDHLFRYHSGKMVSVLTRIFGLAHLEIIEDAVQDTFIKASISWRTKQPDNPEAWLTQAAKNRVLDIFRKLNTEKKHLPNIAYGSNAIAINELFLDTEIEDAQLRMIFTACHPKLDPRDRISFALKTVSGFSIKEISSALLTKEDSIKKRLTRARKAIQKSQLKFQIPQGELLPQRLESVMEVLYLIFNEGFHSNKEETLIRKELCGEAMRLCKILLKNKHTRTPEAYALFALMCFHSARIEAKTNAKNELLDLKNQDRSQWHFPLIKLGHTMMEKAVDTPTFSCYHYEAAIAAEHLYARRFEDTNWDKILHWYECINAIQPMPTHLLTMAVVCLQNKDAKKSKTYLDQIKPDDFAQRAYLYYGTLSDYHAATNNFHEAIKHIDNAINVVNNKFEKSYLKKKKSKLISTKN
- a CDS encoding LamG-like jellyroll fold domain-containing protein, whose translation is MTKNQICGLAFLKPKLLVLFSFYCFISNAQIIQVEIVGGSVVSQGSTVTINVGNSLDFRITNIDGSNCKKLKIRGVSVSNTTDFAVDPVDPRKNIKYDTCPGNKKYLDFEIENISPSCTTTSTLVTIEIKDQSDFTFTLQVNSAPEIYVIGGNPYADIYHGDTTTSDTNGTYFGVVDEGASVTRTYVISNIGSCDLTVSSITSSNGDYVITTTPFPIPYSMVPYAPMVFSVTFTAPVGGTGIQSSTISIGNTDNTTFTFVVEAEMFNENIPGPGGVTADFRLWLKSTRGIVESSSKVSEWQDLGTNGKDAIQPVGANQPTYLDTAADNINFNPVIKFENDGASTEEYLYNTSNGFYSQDIFVVMIPDATMTSASIRNTIFAGTSSGNAGDMTGIGFGDYSTEFANETLSYNQDVPGGGSYNGEAEISSSYSGVGIINVRNNVSATGQDILYNSNVLTTSTVDDVAFANVGTAGPPVVGTEYWIGRNFDVQGSLNGRIAEIFTFAERVTDNDRQKIESYLAIKYGITLGASTEVQKDYINSFDTKVWDVVANAGYNYDVAGIGRDSISDLNQKQSKTLNTLNDVSIGLGGIFTTNSANTNEFEKDGDFLVWGNNNGPFSGSSTNTVTIASGITTSLTRIDRKWKIVESNEAINGDVEIVYISVPTAAFSGFSKTATEEYALIVADNPNFADGDIIDVIPLRSDGGSNLLTWYDFDGTKYFTFGKVSNLVEDHSVSIASGDYLVGEYSLNLNVDSFSISAWIKCAANASNRTVMAKGEKLQIRLNTSGNIEVFIDDAVTPKFTSNMDVDDGKWHHTAFIYDSGTILMYIDGVLDKSVQDVVHPSPNFNNYAIGAVYIDKDNVINPLLGDIDEVYVWDLALSQDQVRYLMNQELERFDISGTDYVNGKIMPQAATSNEITTIPWSSLRVYYDFNSFYGSTVEGLTDDRFFLRLKYLNKTKSIVGTQSTPLPYVSAANGAWDTPTTWSNSGDVMVPNSLSLDGTTIIDWNIVETSHDITSGDRDISLLGLIQTGGTITIADPGETQNETNSGQALTISHYLELDGVIDLVGESQLVQTEGSIIDADSGGYIERDQQGTANGYNYNYWSSSVGPITGNTATRGTGVSSTNSNHTISGVLNDGTNSGLYQSLTYSSDPDGSGSVPPPGVARTISTFWLYKFYGAVDNYNAWTKIDETSSLLAGEGFTMKGTSGSVALTTQQNYVFKGLPNNGDITLELNKISGTDDVERLIGNPYPSAIDATEFILDNLSIADGGNNATGTIFNGALYFWDHFGEENSHDLKDYVGGYATRNLTGGAAAISNHALINNASNGGNPATGTKVPGPYISVNQGFFVSTKIEGFNNDNNPVAPIATVDGGDIVFKNSQRVFITEAVSSNSLFFKSNKNKRVSSVKSNNVEVAPTIRLMYVSPLGYYRQIVLGANPNASDDFDLGYDAFMIDVSEEDMYWVFNESKFVIQGSNSLNETKEFQLGLIVKEPGLITIKIDAIENLDPNVPLYIKDKLTGEIFKINNASFEVYLDAGEYNDRFALVFQNNSEQLSADDIEEHVKGLVIRYDSKTSEIKVVNKNNAFVSKVSLYNILGQNIKTLKTNTDKDISISIAEAHGSYIVRLDTENGIKNKKIIIE